A region of Candidatus Binatia bacterium DNA encodes the following proteins:
- the rimI gene encoding ribosomal protein S18-alanine N-acetyltransferase codes for MTASETAGAFALRPMQPADVPAVAAIEAVSFERPWSEGAFRHELDIPFSRALVAYPTDAPERVAGYVVLWHVADEVHLLNLAVAPELRGRGLGRTLATAVVEHAREVAARFVTLEVAIGNDVARTLYQRLGFVERERRRDYYAPGIDAVVMVLELA; via the coding sequence GTGACGGCGTCGGAGACGGCAGGGGCGTTCGCGCTGCGTCCCATGCAGCCGGCCGACGTCCCGGCCGTGGCCGCGATCGAGGCGGTGTCGTTCGAGCGGCCGTGGAGCGAGGGGGCGTTCCGGCACGAGCTCGACATCCCGTTCTCGCGCGCGCTGGTCGCGTACCCGACCGACGCCCCGGAGCGCGTCGCGGGCTACGTCGTGCTGTGGCACGTCGCCGACGAAGTGCACCTGCTCAACCTCGCCGTCGCCCCGGAGCTGCGCGGGCGGGGACTCGGTCGGACGCTCGCGACGGCGGTCGTGGAGCATGCGCGCGAGGTCGCGGCCCGCTTCGTCACGCTCGAGGTCGCGATCGGAAACGACGTTGCGCGGACGCTCTACCAGCGGCTCGGATTCGTCGAGCGCGAGCGGCGCCGCGACTACTACGCGCCGGGCATCGACGCCGTCGTGATGGTGCTCGAGCTTGCTTGA
- a CDS encoding CarD family transcriptional regulator: MQFKVGEKVVYPAHGVGVIESVQSRTIAGTEKKFYMLRFLDNDMTIMVPMENVASVGLRRIIGKDMVSKVYKILRDKKVEIDQQTWNRRYREYTEKIKTGSVLEIAKVLRDLFVLKGDKELSFGERKMLDTARNLLVKELAIARSHPEEKIMEELRTIFAP, from the coding sequence ATGCAGTTCAAAGTCGGTGAGAAGGTCGTCTACCCCGCGCATGGCGTGGGCGTGATCGAGAGCGTGCAGAGTCGCACGATCGCCGGCACCGAGAAGAAGTTCTACATGCTCCGGTTTCTCGACAACGACATGACGATCATGGTGCCCATGGAGAACGTCGCTTCCGTGGGCCTCCGACGCATCATCGGCAAGGACATGGTGAGCAAGGTCTACAAGATCTTGCGCGACAAGAAGGTCGAGATCGACCAGCAGACCTGGAACCGGCGCTATCGCGAGTACACCGAGAAGATCAAGACCGGCTCGGTGCTCGAGATCGCCAAGGTCCTTCGCGACCTGTTCGTCCTCAAGGGCGACAAGGAGCTCTCCTTCGGCGAGCGCAAGATGCTCGACACGGCGCGCAACCTCCTGGTGAAGGAGCTCGCGATCGCGCGCTCGCACCCCGAAGAGAAGATCATGGAGGAGCTCCGCACGATCTTCGCGCCGTAA
- the larE gene encoding ATP-dependent sacrificial sulfur transferase LarE produces MTGDAHPVATRSETAGLEPAVDAKLARLRELLGEIPSAVVAFSGGVDSTFLLRVAHDVLGERVLALTTTSASMPAHELAEAKALAARIGARHLVVSTDEVAIEDYAKNPINRCYFCKDNLYRICHAEAAAHGLAAVLDGVNVDDLGDFRPGLDAASEQQVRHPLVEAGMTKADVRAASAVLGLPTWDKPASPCLASRVPYGTAITHERLQRIEAAERVLRELGFREFRVRYGDDTARLEIAVAEMERCLDPEIRQRIVAGVRAAGFRRVVLDLEGFRSGSLNPTAR; encoded by the coding sequence GTGACCGGCGACGCGCACCCCGTCGCGACGCGATCCGAAACCGCGGGGCTCGAGCCCGCCGTCGACGCCAAGCTCGCGCGGCTGCGCGAGCTGCTCGGCGAGATCCCCTCTGCCGTCGTCGCGTTCTCCGGCGGCGTCGACTCGACGTTCCTGCTGCGCGTCGCGCACGACGTGCTCGGCGAGCGCGTGCTCGCGCTCACCACGACGTCGGCGTCGATGCCGGCGCACGAGCTCGCCGAGGCGAAGGCGCTCGCAGCACGGATCGGCGCGCGTCACCTCGTCGTGTCGACCGACGAGGTCGCGATCGAGGACTACGCCAAGAACCCGATCAACCGCTGCTACTTCTGCAAGGACAACCTCTACCGGATCTGCCACGCGGAGGCGGCGGCGCACGGCCTCGCGGCGGTGCTCGACGGCGTCAACGTCGACGACCTCGGCGACTTCCGCCCGGGTCTCGACGCCGCGAGCGAGCAGCAGGTGCGTCACCCGCTGGTCGAGGCCGGCATGACCAAGGCCGACGTCCGTGCGGCGAGCGCGGTGCTGGGTCTGCCGACGTGGGACAAGCCGGCGTCGCCCTGCCTCGCCTCGCGCGTGCCGTACGGGACGGCGATCACGCACGAGCGGCTGCAGCGCATCGAGGCCGCGGAGCGCGTGCTGCGCGAGCTCGGCTTCCGCGAGTTCCGCGTCCGCTATGGCGACGACACCGCGCGTCTGGAAATTGCGGTCGCGGAGATGGAACGCTGTCTCGATCCGGAGATCCGACAGCGCATCGTCGCCGGCGTGCGAGCGGCGGGGTTCCGTCGGGTCGTGCTCGATCTCGAGGGCTTCCGCAGCGGGAGCCTGAACCCGACGGCGCGCTGA
- the cysK gene encoding cysteine synthase A, producing MPLPNIVAQSPLELIGNTPVVRLNRVAPKDGAEIWAKLELANLGGSVKDRICLAMIEEAERTGRLRPGDTIVEPTSGNTGIGLALVCAIKGYRLILTMPDTMSEERRSLLLAYGAELELTPDSKGMHAAVARAEEIARTIPRAFMPQQFRNPANPDAHRRTTAREILEQMPQLDAFVAGVGTGGTISGVGEVLHRERPGCQVIAVEPKASAVLSGGSPGYHKIQGIGAGFVPENLKPGSYDRVIAVSDEEATTYARRLAREEGLLVGISSGAHCAAAIEVARELGPGKIVLTMFCDTGERYLTTDLFQPEGP from the coding sequence ATGCCGCTACCCAACATCGTCGCACAATCGCCCCTCGAGCTGATCGGCAACACGCCGGTCGTCCGCCTCAATCGCGTCGCGCCGAAGGACGGCGCCGAGATCTGGGCGAAGCTCGAGCTCGCGAACCTGGGCGGCAGCGTCAAGGACCGAATCTGCCTCGCGATGATCGAGGAGGCGGAGCGCACCGGACGGCTCCGTCCGGGGGACACCATCGTCGAGCCGACCAGCGGCAACACCGGCATCGGACTGGCGCTGGTGTGCGCGATCAAGGGCTACCGGCTGATCCTCACCATGCCGGACACGATGAGCGAGGAGCGGCGCAGCCTGCTGCTCGCCTATGGCGCCGAGCTCGAGCTCACGCCAGACTCGAAGGGAATGCACGCCGCGGTCGCGAGAGCGGAGGAGATCGCGCGCACGATCCCGCGCGCCTTCATGCCGCAGCAGTTCCGGAACCCGGCGAACCCCGACGCGCACCGCCGCACGACGGCGCGCGAGATCCTCGAGCAGATGCCGCAGCTCGACGCGTTCGTCGCCGGCGTCGGCACCGGCGGCACGATCAGCGGCGTGGGCGAAGTCCTGCACCGCGAGCGTCCGGGCTGCCAGGTGATCGCGGTCGAGCCGAAGGCGTCGGCCGTGCTGTCCGGCGGCTCGCCCGGCTACCACAAGATCCAGGGCATCGGCGCGGGCTTCGTCCCCGAGAACCTCAAGCCCGGCTCCTACGACCGCGTGATCGCGGTGAGCGACGAGGAGGCGACCACGTACGCCCGCCGTCTGGCACGCGAGGAAGGTCTGCTGGTCGGCATCTCGTCGGGCGCGCACTGCGCGGCGGCGATCGAGGTGGCGCGCGAGCTCGGCCCCGGAAAGATTGTCTTGACGATGTTCTGCGACACCGGCGAGCGCTACCTCACCACCGACCTGTTCCAGCCGGAAGGGCCGTAG
- a CDS encoding glycosyltransferase family 9 protein, with translation MKNDPVDRPSKGEASHDAGGARDAGRRVLLLFPGALGDAVCLEPAAAHLAAQGELVLYARGAAAEVAALYPARPRVCSLDAPEIARLFAPGEDDPELARWLAGFARVVSFTGAGVPEVARRLGALPDATLAPFPRPPLERHAADHFLGVVCGDPAATAPPPRLVAPAEGRPPASGGGARLVLLPGSGGRDKRAAPELFLEVARRWRDAGGEVTVVLGPAEAAEDAAWVAAGRVVRPGSVAELAAVLARSAAFVGNDAGPSHVAAALGVAGAVLYRSTSPASFGPRGEDVAAIDVQAHDATVSAVWDAIGRRVVGERDGKCAAPSTPSPPTPRDNRQDDE, from the coding sequence TTGAAGAACGATCCCGTCGATCGGCCGTCGAAAGGGGAGGCCTCCCACGATGCGGGCGGCGCTCGCGACGCGGGGCGGCGCGTCCTGCTGCTCTTTCCGGGAGCGCTCGGCGACGCGGTCTGCCTCGAGCCCGCCGCGGCCCACCTCGCGGCGCAGGGCGAGCTGGTGCTCTACGCGCGCGGCGCCGCCGCGGAGGTCGCGGCGCTCTATCCCGCGCGGCCGCGCGTCTGCTCGCTCGACGCTCCGGAGATCGCCCGGCTGTTCGCGCCGGGCGAGGACGATCCCGAGCTCGCGCGCTGGCTCGCGGGCTTCGCCCGCGTCGTGAGCTTCACCGGGGCGGGGGTGCCGGAGGTGGCGCGGCGGCTCGGCGCGCTGCCGGACGCGACGCTCGCGCCGTTTCCGCGCCCGCCGCTCGAGCGCCATGCGGCCGACCATTTTCTGGGCGTCGTCTGCGGCGACCCGGCGGCGACGGCTCCACCGCCGCGGCTGGTCGCACCGGCGGAGGGCCGCCCGCCTGCGTCAGGCGGCGGCGCGCGCCTCGTCCTGCTGCCGGGCAGCGGTGGACGCGACAAGCGCGCGGCGCCGGAGCTGTTCCTCGAGGTCGCCCGACGCTGGCGCGACGCCGGCGGCGAGGTGACGGTCGTCCTCGGTCCCGCCGAGGCCGCCGAGGACGCGGCGTGGGTCGCAGCCGGCCGCGTCGTGCGACCCGGGTCGGTCGCCGAGCTCGCGGCCGTGCTCGCGCGCAGCGCCGCGTTCGTCGGCAACGACGCCGGACCGAGCCACGTCGCCGCGGCGCTCGGGGTCGCGGGCGCGGTGCTCTATCGCTCGACCTCGCCCGCGAGCTTCGGCCCGCGCGGTGAAGACGTCGCCGCGATCGACGTCCAAGCGCACGACGCGACGGTCAGTGCGGTGTGGGACGCGATCGGTCGGCGGGTCGTGGGCGAGCGGGACGGGAAGTGCGCCGCTCCATCGACGCCGAGTCCGCCCACTCCGCGTGACAATCGCCAGGATGATGAGTAG
- a CDS encoding DUF1844 domain-containing protein — protein sequence MSEREVGNSESLHAAERREGEEKPAFRVIDRRRFAPDGSERADDEPQSPSSGSDAGAQSTSSREERAQAAGSAQSSSSSAQGPELAMPKGEPYEPGDIPEPTFSTLVISLSTQALMYLGEIPPLEGGEARKDLAAARNIIDLLAVLERKTTGNLDAGEAALLERVLYDLRMRFVAISRAS from the coding sequence ATGAGCGAGCGGGAAGTGGGGAACAGCGAGTCGCTGCACGCCGCCGAGCGGCGCGAAGGGGAAGAGAAGCCGGCCTTTCGCGTGATCGACCGTCGGCGCTTCGCGCCCGACGGCAGCGAGCGCGCGGACGACGAGCCGCAGAGCCCGTCGTCGGGCAGCGACGCCGGTGCGCAGAGCACCTCGTCGCGCGAGGAGCGAGCGCAAGCGGCGGGCAGCGCGCAGTCGAGCTCGTCGTCGGCTCAGGGGCCCGAGCTCGCGATGCCGAAAGGGGAGCCCTACGAGCCCGGCGACATCCCCGAGCCGACCTTCTCGACGCTGGTGATCAGCCTCAGCACGCAGGCGCTGATGTATCTCGGCGAGATCCCGCCCCTCGAGGGCGGTGAGGCGCGCAAGGATCTCGCGGCCGCGCGCAACATCATCGATCTGCTCGCCGTTCTGGAGCGGAAGACGACGGGGAACCTCGACGCCGGTGAAGCGGCCTTGCTCGAGAGGGTCCTGTACGACCTCCGCATGAGGTTCGTCGCGATCTCGCGCGCCAGCTGA
- a CDS encoding DegQ family serine endoprotease, with translation MRSVLKVIVLLLVGFVVGVVAVRQRGQQEPAVATAQESAASRPAPATGGNVPASENSACVTCTLPDFTRLAHDLAPAVVNISTSSKPDRGDGGNGDRRFHGPRGQMPGFPGQDPREFWEPFERFFGPMPRRRMPERSLGSGFIFDPAGYILTNNHVVENASEIKVKLNSGEELTAQLVGRDPKTDIAVLKIDAKKDLPTIPFGDSDAVKVGEWVMAIGNPFGLEFSVTAGIVSAKGRFIGQGNYDDFLQTDAPINPGNSGGPLLDLQGRVVGINTSIFSRSGGNIGIGFAIPINLAKELIPQLREKGRVTRGWIGVMIQKVTPEIAESLGLPAPRGALVADVVKGGPAEEAGVKVGDVIVSFDGHQVKESTELPTLVARQAIGSEVPVVVMRDGKEETITIKIAEMKDDEEQVASGESEAFGLTVQNLTPEIAESLGIGVDVQGVLVSGVEPGSPADEAGLRRGDVIVEVNRKPVRDVDAYNKEMKSVGSGKSVLLLVRRGENTVFLALKPPAG, from the coding sequence ATGCGCAGCGTGTTGAAGGTCATCGTCCTGCTTCTGGTCGGCTTCGTGGTCGGCGTCGTCGCCGTACGCCAACGCGGCCAGCAGGAGCCCGCGGTCGCAACCGCGCAGGAGAGCGCTGCCTCGCGGCCAGCGCCCGCAACCGGCGGCAACGTACCCGCCTCCGAGAACAGCGCGTGCGTGACCTGCACGCTGCCGGACTTCACGCGCCTGGCGCACGATCTCGCGCCGGCGGTCGTGAACATCTCGACCTCGAGCAAGCCCGACCGCGGCGACGGCGGCAACGGTGACCGCCGCTTCCACGGACCGCGCGGGCAGATGCCGGGCTTCCCCGGTCAGGATCCGCGCGAATTCTGGGAGCCTTTCGAGCGCTTCTTCGGCCCGATGCCGCGCCGGCGCATGCCGGAGCGCAGCCTCGGCTCGGGCTTCATCTTCGATCCCGCGGGCTACATCCTGACCAACAACCACGTCGTCGAGAACGCGAGCGAGATCAAGGTCAAGCTCAACAGCGGCGAGGAGCTCACCGCCCAGCTCGTCGGCCGCGATCCGAAGACCGACATCGCCGTGCTCAAGATCGACGCGAAGAAGGATCTGCCGACGATCCCCTTCGGCGACTCCGACGCCGTCAAGGTCGGCGAGTGGGTGATGGCGATCGGCAACCCGTTCGGTCTCGAGTTCTCGGTGACCGCGGGCATCGTCAGCGCCAAGGGACGCTTCATCGGCCAGGGCAACTACGACGACTTCCTGCAGACCGACGCGCCGATCAATCCGGGCAACTCGGGTGGTCCGCTGCTCGACCTGCAGGGCCGCGTCGTCGGCATCAACACCTCGATCTTCAGCCGCAGCGGCGGCAACATTGGCATCGGCTTCGCGATCCCGATCAACCTCGCGAAGGAGCTGATCCCGCAGCTGCGTGAGAAGGGTCGCGTGACGCGCGGCTGGATCGGCGTGATGATCCAGAAGGTGACGCCGGAGATCGCCGAGTCGCTCGGCCTGCCGGCGCCGCGTGGCGCGCTGGTCGCCGACGTCGTCAAAGGCGGCCCGGCGGAAGAGGCGGGCGTCAAGGTCGGCGACGTGATCGTCAGCTTCGACGGTCACCAGGTGAAGGAGTCGACCGAGCTCCCGACGCTGGTCGCGCGCCAGGCGATCGGCAGCGAGGTCCCGGTGGTCGTGATGCGCGATGGCAAGGAAGAGACCATCACCATCAAGATCGCCGAGATGAAGGACGACGAGGAGCAGGTCGCGAGCGGCGAGTCCGAAGCCTTCGGTCTCACCGTGCAGAACCTGACCCCCGAGATCGCCGAGTCGCTCGGCATCGGCGTCGACGTGCAGGGCGTCCTGGTCTCCGGCGTCGAGCCGGGCAGCCCGGCGGACGAGGCCGGGCTGCGGCGCGGCGACGTCATCGTCGAGGTGAACCGCAAGCCCGTGCGTGACGTCGACGCGTACAACAAGGAGATGAAGAGCGTCGGGTCGGGCAAGAGCGTCCTGCTGCTCGTCCGGCGCGGCGAGAACACGGTCTTCCTGGCGCTCAAGCCGCCCGCAGGGTGA